The Salegentibacter mishustinae genomic interval GACTTCACGATAAGTATAAAAACTGCTAAACGAGGTAGACGGTATTTTATCTCGAGCGTCGGGAGGTCACAAAATCTAAGATATTAGACCCTGAAACAAGTTCAGGGTGATGTGCCAAAAACTTCTAAAAAATAAAAATCCCCAGGCATTAGTGCTGGGGATTTTAGATTCTATATTAAAACAGGGAAACTATTTCTTTTCTTTAATGGCTTTTGCCTTACTTTCTTTTTCTGGCTTGGCCGGTTCGTTGAGTTTTTTACTCATTTCCATCGAGATGGAAGAACGATCAAAAGTTATTTTTCCTGCTCCGGTTTCTATAATAACCGCATTATTTTTTTCGCTAAAGTCAACGACTTTGCCGTGCATACCACTTTTGGTTACCACACGATCTCCGCGTTTTAATTCGGAAGCATAATTACGCTCTTGTTTAGCTTTTTTCATTTGCGGGCGTATCATAAAAAAATACACCACCACAAACATTAATATTATTGGGGCAAACTGGGTTAATTGATCCATTTACTAGCTAGCGTTTTGTTCGGTTTCTACAAAGGCTTTAATTCTAAGACGCTCTGTACCTGCTTCTGTGTTTGCAGTTACTGTAACTGTTTTAGTTACCTGCCCGTTTCCAGAACCATTAAATTTCACCAACATTTCACCAGTTTCTCCCGGTTGAATTGGCTCTTTAGTATAAGAAGGTACTGTACAACCACAAGTACTTCTTGCATTTGTAATTACCAATGGTGCCTGGCCGGTATTGGTGAAAGTAAAAGTATGCTCTACATTTTTACCTTTTGGAATATTCCCAAAATCGTGTTCAGATTCTTCAAACTCCATTTTTGGATAAACGGTAGCCTGCGCATCACGCTCTGCAGCGCTTTCTACATTTTCAGCTTTTACTTTTTCTGAGGCGTTATTGTTGTTATCTTTACAAGAAGTAAATAGCAGCGCCCCCACTGCAGCTAACATTAAGATTCCATTTTTCATAATAGTGAACTTTATAATTTAATTTTTAAAATTAAGAAATTTTATTCATTACATAAGGCCTCGCCCTACTTTATTTAACTTATTGTCTTCCTTATATTCTTTAGATAATTTATCTAATACTCCATTTATAAAAATACTGCTTTTTGGCGTACTGTATTCTTTTGCCAGCTCCAGGTATTCGTTGATAGTAACCTTTACCGGTATTGAAGGAAATTTAAGGAATTCACAGATCGCCATTTTCATAAGGATCATATCAATTTCTGCAATTCGGTCTTTATCCCAGTTTGGGGTTTTACCCAGCATTTCTTTTGCAAGCACATCATCATTCAAATAAGTTTTTCTGAATAACTCTTTAGCAAAATCCTTGTCATCATCATTTTTATAAAGATTCCCAAGCTTCATATTCTCAGCAGAATTCGGCTTTAATTTCTGAAGGAACTTTAAAACGGCGGTATTTACAATTGGTAAATCGTCAATCCAGGTAAGTTTTGCATCTTCCAGGTAATCATAAAGCTTTTCATTAGGAGCGATAATTTCTTTAAAAACAGCGATGATAAACTCTTTATCTTCCTTGAAACTGGATTCGCGAGTTTCCATATAATTTTTATAGATATCGCTTTTCTTTAATGCTTCCCAGATAATCTGCACATAATCATCATCCCTTTTCCAATGTGTTATTTTTCTTGATTCCAGGGCATCCTGTAGACTCTCATTATTTTTGAAAATCTCAAAAATAGCGTTGGAAATAAATTTTTTGTTGGGATCTTTTTCCTCGCTGGTAGCAAGGTGCTTTTGTTGAGATTTTTCTAAAAAGTTTTCGGCCTGGCCTTTCAACTCTTCAATTAGGCTTAATTGAACCAGAAAAAGATCGTACATCTCTTCCATACTCTTGAGCAGGAAT includes:
- the yajC gene encoding preprotein translocase subunit YajC, producing the protein MDQLTQFAPIILMFVVVYFFMIRPQMKKAKQERNYASELKRGDRVVTKSGMHGKVVDFSEKNNAVIIETGAGKITFDRSSISMEMSKKLNEPAKPEKESKAKAIKEKK
- a CDS encoding DUF1573 domain-containing protein — protein: MKNGILMLAAVGALLFTSCKDNNNNASEKVKAENVESAAERDAQATVYPKMEFEESEHDFGNIPKGKNVEHTFTFTNTGQAPLVITNARSTCGCTVPSYTKEPIQPGETGEMLVKFNGSGNGQVTKTVTVTANTEAGTERLRIKAFVETEQNAS
- the nusB gene encoding transcription antitermination factor NusB, which codes for MLTRRHIRVKVMQSLYAFNQSQNDNLGTEEKFLLKSMEEMYDLFLVQLSLIEELKGQAENFLEKSQQKHLATSEEKDPNKKFISNAIFEIFKNNESLQDALESRKITHWKRDDDYVQIIWEALKKSDIYKNYMETRESSFKEDKEFIIAVFKEIIAPNEKLYDYLEDAKLTWIDDLPIVNTAVLKFLQKLKPNSAENMKLGNLYKNDDDKDFAKELFRKTYLNDDVLAKEMLGKTPNWDKDRIAEIDMILMKMAICEFLKFPSIPVKVTINEYLELAKEYSTPKSSIFINGVLDKLSKEYKEDNKLNKVGRGLM